From one Candidatus Methanoplasma termitum genomic stretch:
- a CDS encoding complex I subunit 4 family protein, which yields MFFDIGFEMPYLLTLLLVFPLVGAIATLAMGGKRAKYAKWVAGVFSGITMVLSIILLFTPDLSVYNESHSWINFGNIVVSYILTVDGLSILMVFLTGVLVFLSTVFSAGEKDRPNYFFALLLAMEVGLMGVYMAGDYFLFYIMWEVTLIPMFFMISWFGGPRRHYAAIKFFIYTHVASLVMLIGIFALVFATTGGNFSFEAVAAGTALSATFQTLVFGLLFFGFAVKMPIVPFHTWLPDAHTEAPTAGSVLLAGVMLKMGSYGIIRVCLDLNLFHDAAVVWQPIMVFIGLLAMIYGAYACIAQRDLKKMVAFSSVSHMGMVMIAMATLSGMGIQFAVFQMFAHGLISAVLFMTCGAAGHSIGTREIPLLGGLAGKLPLLAGFMMFGFLASLGLPGLVGFWAEFGIIFSFFNYASDINMLWLVAFCLLSLLLTAGYYLWAMQRSMFGRLTKKIDLSHIHDLSRPEVIALSATCALIALFGLWPDLALGFVREFTAALPGVI from the coding sequence GTGTTCTTCGACATAGGTTTTGAGATGCCTTATCTGCTGACCCTGCTGCTGGTCTTCCCGCTGGTCGGTGCGATAGCAACGCTGGCGATGGGAGGTAAGAGAGCAAAGTACGCGAAATGGGTCGCGGGAGTGTTCTCCGGCATAACAATGGTATTGTCCATTATCCTGCTGTTCACTCCGGACCTTTCGGTATACAATGAAAGCCACAGTTGGATAAACTTCGGCAATATCGTAGTTTCATATATCCTGACCGTGGACGGACTGAGCATCCTTATGGTATTCCTAACCGGAGTGCTCGTGTTCCTGTCGACCGTATTCTCCGCAGGCGAGAAGGACAGGCCCAACTACTTCTTCGCATTGCTGCTTGCAATGGAGGTCGGTCTGATGGGCGTGTACATGGCGGGAGATTACTTCCTCTTCTACATAATGTGGGAGGTGACCCTGATCCCGATGTTCTTCATGATATCGTGGTTCGGAGGTCCGAGGAGGCACTACGCCGCTATCAAGTTCTTCATCTATACACACGTAGCGAGTCTGGTCATGCTGATCGGTATATTCGCACTGGTGTTCGCAACGACGGGCGGGAACTTCTCGTTCGAGGCAGTGGCCGCGGGTACGGCGTTAAGCGCTACATTCCAGACATTGGTGTTCGGACTGCTTTTCTTCGGATTTGCGGTCAAGATGCCGATCGTACCGTTCCATACATGGCTTCCGGATGCACACACCGAAGCGCCTACGGCGGGTTCGGTCCTGCTGGCGGGAGTCATGCTGAAGATGGGTTCGTACGGTATCATAAGAGTGTGTCTCGATCTCAACCTGTTCCATGACGCGGCGGTCGTATGGCAGCCGATAATGGTGTTCATAGGATTGCTGGCGATGATATACGGCGCATACGCCTGTATCGCACAGAGGGATCTCAAGAAGATGGTGGCGTTCTCGTCTGTCAGTCACATGGGTATGGTCATGATCGCAATGGCCACACTGTCCGGCATGGGAATACAGTTCGCCGTGTTCCAGATGTTCGCACACGGATTGATATCCGCAGTGCTCTTCATGACCTGCGGAGCAGCGGGGCACAGCATCGGAACAAGAGAGATACCTCTGCTGGGGGGATTGGCCGGAAAGCTGCCTCTCCTCGCGGGATTCATGATGTTTGGATTCTTGGCATCCCTGGGACTTCCCGGATTGGTAGGATTCTGGGCGGAGTTCGGGATAATATTCTCGTTCTTCAACTATGCATCGGATATCAACATGCTGTGGCTGGTGGCGTTCTGTCTGCTCTCCTTGCTGCTGACCGCGGGATATTACCTGTGGGCAATGCAGAGAAGCATGTTCGGAAGGCTTACCAAGAAGATAGATCTCTCACACATACACGACCTGAGCAGACCGGAGGTCATCGCTCTCAGTGCGACATGCGCACTGATAGCGCTGTTCGGTCTCTGGCCGGACCTGGCACTCGGATTCGTAAGGGAATTCACGGCGGCATTACCGGGGGTGATTTAA
- a CDS encoding NADH-quinone oxidoreductase subunit 5 family protein — translation MFLEYAWLIPLVPVLCFVIVGFFGKKMPEGGGPVVIFGAAFAFVMSVLVSYEFFTSGYYYGEHTQGFFMSDIAWFSIGDFHLRLGIYIDSLSCVMILFASFISTLIFIYSIGYMHEEGKKKRRYYAEVSLFLTGMLGLALSSNFLQMFVFWEIMGLCSYLLIGFWSFDHPNGDDASDNAASAAKKAFLVTRLGDVCLMGGLFVILYSFGSLDYATVFSADLIAKVDPNMIMLGSLLIFGGVIGKSAQFPLLDWLPDAMAGPTTVSALIHAATMVKAGVFLVARCFPLFTQNPEVMLFVGLIGGITAFFAATMALNNMNIKKVLAYSTLSQLGYMFLALGAGGYMMALGMQTDNEALIAAGAVGYVAGVLHMVNHAFFKALLFLGSGSVIHSTGTEDMREMGNLHRKMKITSITMLIGSLSIAGFPFFSGFWSKEIVLETAMHAGNHGLDGWVFTIMWILAIVTAFMTAFYMFRMWFMTFKGKKTAHHCHGESPKSMTIPLIILSVFAALIGLILLFGFDGYVSIMPHDVGNNAAGSTLWHFMVGSGESKGLVEWLTEIFGSIYTYITVALVLIAIAVAYVMYARGSFDPGKLNKNGKSRLYTALTKRWYFPQLYDQIGWKLGYGVAKGVDFVDTQIVDGTVNALASSVVGGGEAASKAQTGDVRDYSGIVLFGVVLLCVFIIALFYYMGGV, via the coding sequence ATGTTCTTAGAATATGCTTGGCTGATCCCGCTGGTCCCGGTGCTTTGCTTTGTGATAGTGGGATTCTTCGGAAAGAAGATGCCCGAAGGAGGCGGTCCGGTCGTAATATTCGGTGCGGCGTTCGCATTCGTTATGTCGGTCCTCGTCTCATACGAGTTCTTTACATCAGGGTATTATTACGGAGAACATACGCAAGGGTTCTTCATGTCGGACATTGCATGGTTCTCCATCGGCGATTTCCATCTCAGGCTTGGAATATACATCGACAGCCTGTCTTGTGTGATGATATTGTTCGCTTCGTTCATTTCGACGCTGATATTCATCTACTCGATAGGATACATGCACGAGGAAGGTAAGAAAAAGAGAAGATACTACGCCGAGGTCTCACTGTTCCTGACGGGAATGCTGGGACTCGCATTATCTAGCAACTTCCTTCAGATGTTCGTATTCTGGGAGATAATGGGTCTTTGCTCATATCTCCTGATCGGATTCTGGAGCTTCGATCACCCCAATGGGGACGATGCTTCGGATAATGCCGCATCGGCAGCGAAGAAAGCTTTCCTGGTCACAAGGCTGGGGGACGTCTGTCTCATGGGAGGGTTGTTTGTGATATTGTATTCGTTCGGCAGCCTAGACTATGCTACGGTGTTCAGCGCCGATCTGATAGCGAAGGTGGACCCGAACATGATAATGCTCGGTTCCCTCCTGATATTCGGCGGTGTGATAGGAAAGAGCGCACAGTTCCCGCTTCTGGACTGGCTTCCGGATGCGATGGCGGGCCCCACGACCGTTTCTGCGTTGATACACGCAGCGACAATGGTCAAGGCCGGTGTGTTCCTCGTTGCGAGATGTTTCCCGCTGTTCACACAGAACCCCGAGGTGATGCTGTTCGTCGGCCTCATCGGAGGAATAACGGCGTTCTTCGCGGCAACGATGGCTCTCAACAACATGAATATAAAGAAAGTGCTTGCTTACTCAACGCTGTCCCAGCTGGGATACATGTTCCTCGCACTCGGTGCGGGAGGATATATGATGGCGCTGGGAATGCAGACCGACAACGAAGCATTGATCGCGGCGGGAGCCGTCGGTTACGTTGCAGGAGTTCTGCATATGGTCAACCATGCGTTCTTCAAAGCACTGCTCTTCCTGGGCTCCGGTTCGGTGATACATTCCACAGGCACGGAGGACATGCGGGAGATGGGCAATCTGCATCGTAAGATGAAGATCACCTCGATCACCATGCTGATCGGTTCGCTGTCCATTGCGGGATTCCCGTTCTTCAGCGGATTCTGGTCAAAAGAAATAGTGCTGGAAACGGCGATGCACGCCGGCAACCACGGGCTGGACGGATGGGTGTTCACAATAATGTGGATATTGGCCATCGTTACAGCGTTCATGACCGCATTCTACATGTTCAGGATGTGGTTCATGACATTCAAGGGCAAGAAGACGGCGCACCACTGCCACGGGGAGTCCCCAAAGAGCATGACGATCCCGTTGATCATACTGTCTGTGTTTGCAGCTCTGATAGGATTGATATTATTGTTCGGCTTCGATGGGTATGTATCGATCATGCCACATGATGTTGGAAACAATGCGGCAGGAAGTACGTTATGGCATTTCATGGTAGGGTCCGGTGAATCGAAGGGACTTGTAGAGTGGCTTACCGAGATATTCGGAAGCATATACACTTACATCACGGTAGCACTGGTACTGATAGCGATAGCCGTTGCATATGTCATGTATGCCAGAGGATCGTTCGATCCGGGCAAACTCAACAAGAACGGCAAGTCTCGGCTGTATACGGCACTTACAAAGAGGTGGTACTTCCCGCAGCTTTACGACCAGATCGGATGGAAGCTTGGGTACGGTGTCGCCAAAGGAGTGGATTTCGTGGACACGCAGATCGTGGACGGTACGGTCAACGCATTGGCGTCGTCGGTCGTCGGCGGCGGAGAGGCCGCAAGCAAAGCCCAAACGGGAGATGTGCGCGACTACTCCGGAATAGTATTGTTCGGAGTGGTCCTGCTGTGTGTCTTCATAATAGCTCTCTTCTATTACATGGGAGGTGTTTAA
- the nuoK gene encoding NADH-quinone oxidoreductase subunit NuoK, whose amino-acid sequence MIPIEVFLLFAAVLFAIGAYGVMTKKNTIVVLMCIELMLNAANINFIVFSAFTTNVLGEVFVVMSISVAAAEVAVGIAILLNAYKVKGTIEADSLASMRW is encoded by the coding sequence ATGATACCGATTGAGGTCTTCCTGCTGTTCGCCGCGGTGCTCTTCGCCATAGGAGCATACGGGGTCATGACAAAGAAGAACACAATCGTCGTTCTGATGTGCATCGAGCTGATGCTGAATGCGGCGAACATAAACTTCATCGTATTCTCGGCATTCACGACAAACGTCCTCGGAGAAGTGTTCGTAGTGATGTCCATATCGGTGGCGGCGGCGGAGGTCGCGGTGGGAATCGCGATATTGTTGAACGCATACAAGGTGAAGGGCACCATCGAGGCCGACAGCCTCGCATCCATGAGGTGGTAA
- a CDS encoding NADH-quinone oxidoreductase subunit J, whose product MGLMLDIWNGFCNVMGYLWTNSDLVAFVVLAAIAIAAALYVVTAKEVVHSAFYLALVFVCVAVTYFFLEAEFVGVIQMLVYVGAITILFAFSIMLTRRYIMRSEGDSDE is encoded by the coding sequence ATGGGACTCATGTTAGATATATGGAACGGATTCTGCAACGTGATGGGGTACCTCTGGACTAACTCGGATCTCGTGGCCTTTGTCGTATTGGCCGCGATAGCCATAGCCGCTGCGTTGTACGTGGTGACTGCGAAAGAGGTGGTGCACAGTGCATTCTACCTCGCCCTCGTATTCGTTTGCGTGGCGGTCACTTACTTCTTCCTGGAGGCTGAGTTCGTCGGTGTTATCCAGATGCTGGTGTATGTTGGTGCGATCACGATCCTGTTCGCATTCAGCATTATGTTGACTAGAAGGTATATAATGCGCAGTGAAGGTGATTCGGATGAATAA
- a CDS encoding 4Fe-4S binding protein, with protein MAEKKYLEKYPRNPARVLWVMKPIVKVLRLFGKTIIHRPVTILYPYEKMWVPENYRGRPGLRLERCVACGMCVKMCPTACIKLVETDNSAGEKVMRPQVNLGRCAMCGYCAEYCPVNAMTVTPEFELAEYTREDLIYGPKRLAYNATEKMEVHLEMTLMSDVKNGNSEKRISPFMTDRPVLDQKKCISCKKCEKVCPVKAVKMVEHGVNEKGRPILYPEFNQATCICCQNCVEDCPKDALHIYEVL; from the coding sequence ATGGCCGAGAAGAAATACTTGGAGAAGTATCCGAGGAACCCCGCAAGGGTCCTCTGGGTCATGAAGCCCATTGTGAAAGTTCTCAGGCTGTTCGGAAAGACCATCATACACAGACCGGTAACAATCCTTTACCCATACGAGAAGATGTGGGTGCCGGAGAACTACCGCGGACGCCCCGGGCTCAGGCTCGAAAGGTGTGTCGCATGCGGTATGTGCGTAAAGATGTGCCCCACCGCCTGCATCAAGCTGGTGGAGACCGACAACAGCGCCGGAGAGAAGGTCATGAGGCCTCAGGTCAACCTCGGAAGATGCGCCATGTGCGGATACTGTGCTGAATACTGCCCGGTGAACGCGATGACGGTCACTCCCGAATTCGAGCTCGCCGAGTACACGAGAGAGGATCTGATATACGGTCCGAAGAGGCTCGCGTACAATGCGACCGAGAAGATGGAGGTTCATTTGGAAATGACCCTGATGTCGGACGTAAAGAACGGGAACTCGGAAAAGAGGATATCGCCGTTCATGACCGACAGGCCTGTATTGGATCAGAAAAAGTGCATAAGCTGTAAGAAATGCGAAAAGGTGTGCCCCGTGAAGGCCGTTAAGATGGTCGAACACGGCGTGAACGAAAAGGGGAGACCGATACTCTACCCCGAGTTCAACCAGGCCACCTGTATATGCTGTCAGAATTGCGTGGAGGATTGTCCGAAGGACGCGCTCCACATATATGAGGTGCTATAA
- a CDS encoding complex I subunit 1/NuoH family protein produces MPYSNITDWIHFSNVMDNPFYPFGDIYNLPFDISYKLWQLIGGFISWIINLIFPGNGLSTWLISPEITNIFALLIFMILIFLVAFIVTLLSLWMERKVLGRVMDRRGTMIGLKGFMQCLADGFKTFLKEDTVSRNVDKKMYLWTAALIIGTSALIACMIPLSGRWFVVNYGTGLLIIMALFALAPFFILVSGWAQNNKYSLIGGMRAAELMISYEVPMLIMIATAALMAGSFNIGDIVNAQHGMWFLFPQIIGFITFFYCATAEAERVPFDIAEAEAELVEGWQTEYAGMKWGLIMLADYMRGYVSCAMIVILFLGGWLIPFAPDGWQGIMPEIVMLAKIWLVFLGMIILRGALARVRTDQIVNIGWKIFMPLAVVNLMIVIVLKLGGWF; encoded by the coding sequence ATGCCGTACAGCAACATTACAGACTGGATACATTTCTCCAACGTCATGGACAACCCGTTCTATCCGTTCGGAGATATCTACAACCTCCCATTCGACATATCTTACAAACTATGGCAGCTGATCGGCGGCTTCATCTCGTGGATAATCAACCTTATCTTCCCCGGTAACGGGCTGTCGACATGGCTGATATCCCCGGAGATAACGAATATCTTCGCCCTGCTGATATTCATGATACTGATATTCCTGGTGGCGTTCATTGTCACATTGTTATCGTTGTGGATGGAGCGTAAGGTCCTGGGAAGGGTCATGGACAGAAGAGGGACCATGATCGGCCTGAAAGGATTCATGCAGTGTCTGGCAGACGGTTTCAAGACCTTCCTGAAGGAAGACACCGTTTCAAGGAACGTCGACAAGAAGATGTATCTCTGGACTGCGGCACTGATCATAGGGACATCGGCGCTCATCGCATGTATGATCCCTCTTTCGGGGAGATGGTTCGTAGTCAATTACGGAACGGGACTCCTGATAATAATGGCCCTGTTCGCACTGGCACCCTTCTTTATATTGGTGTCGGGCTGGGCTCAGAACAACAAGTATTCGTTGATCGGAGGAATGAGAGCGGCGGAACTGATGATATCATACGAAGTTCCGATGCTCATAATGATCGCCACGGCCGCTTTGATGGCAGGCAGTTTCAACATAGGCGACATCGTCAATGCGCAGCACGGAATGTGGTTCCTGTTCCCGCAGATCATCGGTTTCATAACATTCTTCTATTGTGCGACGGCCGAGGCGGAACGTGTACCGTTCGATATCGCCGAGGCAGAGGCCGAACTTGTGGAGGGATGGCAGACAGAGTACGCGGGAATGAAATGGGGCCTGATCATGCTGGCGGATTACATGAGAGGATATGTCTCGTGCGCCATGATCGTCATATTGTTCCTCGGAGGATGGCTCATACCCTTCGCACCCGACGGCTGGCAGGGCATAATGCCCGAGATAGTCATGCTGGCGAAGATCTGGCTGGTGTTCCTGGGAATGATAATCCTGAGAGGAGCCCTCGCAAGAGTAAGGACGGATCAGATCGTGAACATAGGGTGGAAGATATTCATGCCGTTGGCAGTGGTGAATCTTATGATCGTGATTGTGCTTAAACTCGGAGGTTGGTTCTGA